One window of the Ureibacillus sp. FSL W7-1570 genome contains the following:
- the lepB gene encoding signal peptidase I → MEKGKKEKNEIWEWTKALIIALLIAVFIRYFLFTPIVVDGDSMMPTLKDGDKMIVNKIGYRLGEPKRFDIVVFHAPEGKDYIKRVIGLPGEHIEYKDDQLYINGEPIDEPYLDEYKSQLSEGQLTQDFTLQDIEPNMDVIPEGYVFVMGDNRRYSKDSRHIGVVSEDKIIGKTSVVFWPLSEMKIVK, encoded by the coding sequence GTGGAAAAAGGCAAAAAGGAAAAAAATGAGATTTGGGAATGGACGAAGGCGTTAATCATCGCTCTTCTCATTGCTGTATTTATTCGCTACTTTTTATTTACTCCCATCGTGGTAGACGGAGATTCCATGATGCCGACTTTAAAAGATGGGGACAAGATGATTGTCAATAAAATCGGTTACCGGTTGGGAGAACCAAAAAGATTTGATATCGTCGTTTTCCATGCTCCGGAAGGAAAAGATTACATCAAAAGAGTCATCGGATTGCCTGGGGAGCATATCGAATATAAAGATGATCAGCTTTATATCAATGGCGAACCGATTGATGAACCTTATTTGGATGAATACAAATCCCAGCTTTCTGAAGGACAATTGACGCAAGATTTCACCCTTCAGGATATTGAACCGAACATGGATGTAATCCCGGAAGGTTATGTTTTTGTGATGGGAGACAACCGGCGCTACAGTAAAGACAGCAGGCATATCGGCGTCGTCAGCGAAGACAAAATCATCGGTAAAACAAGCGTAGTTTTCTGGCCATTAAGTGAAATGAAAATTGTGAAATAA
- the rplS gene encoding 50S ribosomal protein L19, giving the protein MSNIIAEITKEQLRTDLPEFRPGDTVRVHVKIQEGNRERIQAFEGVVIKRRGGGISETFTVRKVSYGVGVERTFPLHSPKIAKLEVVRRGKVRRAKLYYLRNLRGKAARIKEIR; this is encoded by the coding sequence ATGTCAAATATTATTGCAGAAATTACAAAAGAACAACTTCGTACAGATCTTCCTGAATTCCGTCCTGGTGATACAGTTCGCGTTCATGTGAAAATCCAAGAAGGTAACCGCGAACGTATCCAAGCATTCGAAGGCGTTGTAATCAAACGCCGTGGCGGCGGAATCAGCGAAACTTTCACTGTGCGCAAAGTTTCTTATGGTGTAGGTGTTGAACGTACATTCCCTCTACACTCACCAAAAATCGCAAAATTAGAAGTTGTTCGCCGTGGTAAAGTACGTCGTGCAAAACTTTACTATCTACGCAATTTACGTGGTAAAGCAGCACGTATCAAAGAAATTCGATAA
- a CDS encoding PCYCGC motif-containing (lipo)protein, translating into MKKLNILIIFLFLLVACNEESAQKGDSVHKEGTAQPENHQHASHTEHNPLSGDLQQRTAIGELPSFLDGKHENVAAVYKIALDYADVLKWIPCYCGCGETAGHRSNLDCFIAEIRDEEVLWDDHGTRCLVCMEIAVESAKLAKEGKSIQEIRKSIDEKYQEGYSAPTPTDMPV; encoded by the coding sequence ATGAAAAAACTTAACATATTAATTATTTTTCTTTTTCTGTTGGTTGCTTGCAATGAAGAATCCGCCCAAAAAGGAGATTCTGTTCACAAAGAGGGAACCGCTCAACCGGAAAATCATCAACATGCAAGCCACACAGAGCACAATCCGCTGTCCGGAGACTTGCAGCAACGGACTGCTATTGGTGAGTTGCCTTCTTTTTTGGATGGAAAGCATGAAAACGTGGCCGCTGTTTACAAAATCGCTTTAGACTATGCCGATGTGCTGAAGTGGATCCCTTGCTATTGCGGCTGTGGGGAAACTGCAGGCCACAGAAGCAATTTGGATTGCTTTATTGCAGAAATCCGGGATGAAGAAGTTCTGTGGGATGACCACGGAACCCGCTGTCTCGTTTGTATGGAGATTGCCGTAGAATCTGCAAAGTTGGCCAAAGAAGGAAAATCCATTCAAGAAATCCGGAAATCTATTGACGAGAAATATCAGGAAGGCTACTCAGCACCGACACCAACAGATATGCCTGTATAA
- the ylqF gene encoding ribosome biogenesis GTPase YlqF has product MTIQWFPGHMAKAKREVQEKLKLVDIVFELIDARLPLSSRNPMIDEVINQKPRLILLNKADMADETETKKWVEYFSDKGFKAVAINSFQGKGLHQATKAAQEILADKWARMRAKGMKPRAIRAMIVGIPNVGKSTLINRLAKRNVAKTGNTPGVTKAQQWVKVGKELELLDTPGILWPKFEDPEVGLKLALTGAIKDTIINMEDLAVYALKFLSAHYPERMQERYGINSVDEEIVKTFDHIGKLRNVLGPGGEIDYDRVSELIVRDIRNLELGKLTFDFVEEELEKEAAEQ; this is encoded by the coding sequence ATGACGATTCAATGGTTTCCGGGGCATATGGCGAAGGCGAAACGGGAAGTCCAAGAGAAATTGAAGCTTGTCGACATCGTTTTTGAACTGATTGACGCCCGTCTACCCCTGTCTTCAAGAAATCCGATGATTGATGAAGTCATTAATCAAAAACCTCGACTAATTTTGTTAAATAAAGCCGATATGGCGGACGAAACAGAAACAAAGAAATGGGTGGAATATTTTTCGGATAAAGGTTTCAAAGCGGTTGCCATCAACTCTTTTCAAGGAAAAGGATTGCATCAGGCAACAAAAGCGGCCCAGGAGATTTTGGCGGATAAATGGGCCCGCATGAGAGCAAAGGGGATGAAACCCCGCGCCATTCGTGCAATGATCGTGGGAATACCAAACGTGGGAAAATCCACTTTAATCAACCGATTAGCCAAAAGAAACGTCGCCAAAACGGGTAATACGCCGGGGGTGACGAAAGCCCAGCAATGGGTGAAAGTGGGAAAAGAATTGGAATTGTTGGACACACCTGGTATATTATGGCCTAAATTTGAAGATCCCGAAGTGGGGTTAAAATTGGCGTTAACGGGGGCCATCAAAGATACGATCATCAACATGGAAGATTTGGCGGTCTATGCGTTGAAATTTTTATCCGCCCATTACCCTGAACGGATGCAGGAACGTTACGGCATAAATTCAGTCGATGAAGAAATCGTAAAAACTTTTGACCATATCGGGAAATTGCGCAATGTGCTGGGCCCCGGCGGCGAGATCGATTATGACCGGGTATCTGAGTTGATTGTCCGCGATATCCGAAATTTGGAATTAGGAAAATTAACCTTTGATTTTGTTGAGGAAGAATTGGAAAAAGAAGCGGCCGAACAATAA
- the trmD gene encoding tRNA (guanosine(37)-N1)-methyltransferase TrmD: protein MKIHVLTLFPEMFPGVFGSSILKKAQEKGLVEIEVSNIRDFSDNKHKQVDDYPYGGGAGMVLKPEPVFRAVETITEGRKPRVILMCPQGERFTQKKAEELANEEELVFICGHYEGYDERIREHLVTDEISIGDFVLTGGEIPAMAVIDAVVRLIPGVLGQEASHIHDSFSTGLLEHPHYTRPQDFRGMKVPDVLLSGNHQKIEEWRMEQSLKRTFERRPDLLEQMELTPKQKEFIEMLKRNSAKT from the coding sequence ATGAAAATACATGTGCTTACTTTATTCCCGGAAATGTTTCCGGGCGTGTTTGGTTCATCCATCTTAAAAAAGGCCCAAGAAAAAGGTCTGGTGGAAATTGAAGTATCCAATATCCGAGATTTTAGCGACAACAAGCATAAACAGGTAGATGACTATCCTTATGGCGGCGGAGCGGGAATGGTATTAAAGCCGGAGCCGGTGTTTCGTGCGGTGGAAACAATTACCGAAGGCCGAAAACCCCGGGTGATCCTGATGTGCCCACAAGGTGAACGGTTTACTCAGAAGAAAGCGGAAGAGCTGGCAAATGAGGAGGAACTCGTTTTTATTTGCGGACATTATGAAGGATATGATGAACGCATTCGGGAGCATCTTGTCACAGATGAAATATCCATCGGGGATTTTGTGCTGACGGGCGGCGAAATACCGGCAATGGCGGTCATTGATGCGGTCGTCCGTTTAATTCCGGGCGTACTGGGACAAGAAGCTTCCCATATTCATGATTCCTTTTCCACAGGGCTATTGGAACATCCTCATTACACAAGACCCCAAGACTTTAGAGGAATGAAGGTGCCGGATGTGCTGCTTTCCGGTAACCATCAAAAAATTGAAGAATGGCGGATGGAGCAGTCGCTCAAACGGACTTTTGAGCGGAGACCCGATTTATTGGAACAAATGGAATTGACGCCGAAACAAAAAGAATTTATCGAAATGTTGAAAAGAAATAGTGCAAAAACATGA
- the rimM gene encoding ribosome maturation factor RimM (Essential for efficient processing of 16S rRNA): MEWLNVGRIVNTHGIRGEVRVLSSTDFEEIRFKKGSKLAIFKDDRSEPIWVTVENARRHKNFILLTFEGYDNINQVEPFKNSLLKISKDQLNEDELEENEYYYFEIIGCQVYSEEGEHLGEITDILETGANDVWEMKDQKGKKHYIPYIEDVVKEIDVNNKKITIHVMEGLLS, from the coding sequence ATGGAATGGTTAAATGTGGGGCGAATCGTCAATACCCATGGCATCCGTGGAGAGGTAAGGGTGCTCTCATCCACAGATTTTGAAGAGATTCGATTCAAAAAAGGTTCGAAACTCGCCATTTTCAAAGATGATCGTTCCGAACCGATATGGGTGACGGTGGAAAACGCCAGAAGGCATAAAAACTTTATTTTATTGACTTTCGAAGGTTATGATAACATCAATCAAGTGGAACCTTTTAAAAACAGCCTATTAAAAATATCAAAAGACCAGTTAAATGAAGATGAATTGGAAGAAAATGAATATTATTATTTTGAAATCATCGGCTGCCAAGTTTATTCGGAAGAAGGCGAACATCTAGGCGAAATTACTGATATTTTAGAAACGGGTGCCAATGATGTTTGGGAAATGAAAGATCAAAAAGGAAAAAAACATTACATTCCATACATTGAAGATGTCGTAAAAGAGATTGATGTAAACAATAAAAAAATTACCATTCATGTGATGGAAGGATTATTGTCATGA